One genomic window of Trichlorobacter lovleyi includes the following:
- a CDS encoding response regulator yields MDGYVKLHEMLETALRQAGEEAGMLLGQGLTATLTDSLTFSKAAYFGDLDDGVFVLAVESREEYPGQFHLVFNLRDAILMSSLLLGIPAPRIKEKQRLSIIEPDDIDAFGEIGNMINGAMNSTFQGSLSGKAHLKLLGSKKYVPEIDPLTDDDPLPNGDYLMFRSRLEMEGQEMHHLDVLIPVALGNQYDPPPEAPPAAPVEEIAAEPVGESGEVTPSAVAETGEDVPVRKAGGIAGTTGEDMIAVFEDSDEERAHLLDSLRFSGFKLAESTLNADVKEVFSQGNVRLVVIGSQDADDRELAVCIKINALRQDQPVPIIMCAQRWTRTAVLKALKYGARDIIIKPCDPDEIASKVKRLCRLPSA; encoded by the coding sequence ATGGATGGTTATGTAAAGCTGCACGAAATGCTGGAGACCGCTCTACGGCAGGCCGGTGAAGAGGCCGGTATGCTGTTGGGACAGGGCTTGACTGCAACCCTGACGGACTCTTTGACCTTTAGCAAGGCCGCCTACTTCGGCGATCTTGATGACGGCGTTTTTGTGCTGGCTGTTGAGTCGCGGGAAGAATATCCCGGTCAGTTTCATCTGGTCTTCAATCTGCGGGATGCTATTTTGATGAGCAGCCTGTTGTTAGGGATTCCGGCGCCGAGGATTAAGGAAAAACAGCGTCTCTCCATCATTGAGCCGGATGACATCGACGCCTTCGGCGAAATTGGCAATATGATCAATGGGGCCATGAATTCAACCTTTCAGGGTTCCCTTTCCGGCAAGGCCCACCTCAAGCTGCTCGGCTCAAAGAAATACGTCCCTGAAATCGATCCGCTGACGGACGATGATCCCCTGCCGAATGGCGACTATCTGATGTTTCGCTCCCGGCTGGAGATGGAAGGCCAGGAGATGCATCACCTGGACGTGCTGATCCCGGTTGCGCTCGGGAATCAGTATGACCCTCCACCTGAAGCGCCCCCGGCTGCTCCTGTTGAAGAGATTGCTGCAGAACCGGTTGGCGAATCAGGCGAAGTAACGCCCAGCGCTGTGGCTGAAACCGGCGAAGACGTACCGGTCCGCAAGGCTGGCGGCATTGCCGGTACAACCGGTGAGGATATGATTGCTGTCTTTGAAGACAGCGATGAAGAACGGGCACATCTATTGGATTCACTGCGATTTTCCGGCTTTAAACTAGCAGAATCAACCCTGAACGCCGATGTCAAAGAGGTGTTTTCGCAAGGTAATGTGCGGCTGGTGGTGATCGGCTCACAGGATGCCGACGACCGTGAACTTGCGGTTTGCATCAAGATTAATGCCTTGCGCCAGGATCAACCGGTACCGATAATAATGTGTGCCCAGCGCTGGACGCGTACTGCCGTGCTAAAAGCGCTTAAATACGGAGCGCGTGATATCATCATCAAACCCTGTGATCCTGATGAAATTGCCAGTAAGGTGAAGCGGCTATGCCGATTGCCTTCCGCCTGA
- a CDS encoding chemotaxis protein CheX — MSLNAEIADSLKFSEQQLSEYIINATREVFSTMVMMEPADDFPLKEPITHFKCSITGMVGFAGTYSGVISMHCPMHLAKKITGAMLGMDESEVEEGGEDLNDAIGEIANMLGGSVKMILSKGGLDVKLSIPTVIAGEDYTVNSLSDIDCVVIPFNVDASERFLVGLTLKKEE, encoded by the coding sequence ATGAGTCTGAATGCCGAGATTGCTGATAGCCTCAAGTTCTCGGAACAACAGCTTTCCGAGTACATTATCAACGCTACTCGCGAAGTCTTTTCCACAATGGTGATGATGGAGCCGGCCGACGATTTCCCGCTCAAAGAGCCGATCACCCATTTCAAGTGCAGTATCACCGGTATGGTGGGGTTTGCCGGTACCTATTCCGGTGTTATCTCCATGCACTGCCCGATGCACCTTGCAAAGAAAATCACCGGCGCCATGTTGGGGATGGATGAGAGTGAGGTTGAAGAGGGTGGTGAGGATCTGAATGATGCCATTGGTGAGATTGCCAACATGCTGGGTGGCAGCGTCAAAATGATTCTTTCCAAAGGGGGGCTTGATGTCAAGCTCTCCATTCCGACGGTGATTGCTGGCGAAGATTACACGGTTAACTCACTTTCGGACATCGATTGTGTGGTGATTCCGTTCAATGTCGACGCCAGTGAACGGTTCCTGGTTGGTCTGACCCTCAAGAAAGAAGAGTAA
- a CDS encoding response regulator: MANILIVDDSSTMRKIISRSLRQAGLPVDDILEGGDGIEGLNVLQTSGKTVDLILSDINMPNMDGLEFVKAVRANGFSMPIVMITTEGGEDVIADAIASGAKDSIKKPFTPEQLNEKLGGLL; this comes from the coding sequence ATGGCAAATATCCTGATCGTTGACGATTCATCCACCATGAGAAAGATTATTTCCCGCTCACTGCGTCAGGCAGGACTGCCGGTTGACGACATCCTTGAGGGGGGCGATGGTATTGAGGGACTGAACGTCCTGCAGACTTCAGGTAAGACCGTTGACCTGATCCTTTCTGATATCAATATGCCCAACATGGATGGTCTTGAGTTTGTCAAGGCCGTTCGTGCCAACGGGTTCTCGATGCCGATTGTCATGATAACCACGGAAGGTGGCGAGGATGTGATTGCCGACGCCATTGCCAGCGGTGCCAAGGACAGCATCAAAAAGCCCTTTACTCCTGAACAGCTGAATGAAAAGCTTGGGGGACTCCTATGA